The Suncus etruscus isolate mSunEtr1 chromosome 14, mSunEtr1.pri.cur, whole genome shotgun sequence genome contains a region encoding:
- the MTSS2 gene encoding protein MTSS 2 isoform X1: METAEKECGALGGLFQAIVNDMKSSYPIWEDFNSKATKLHSQLRTTVLAAVAFLDAFQKVADMATNTRGATRDIGSALTRMCMRHRSIETKLRQFTNALLESLINPLQERIEDWKKSANQLDKDHAKEYKRARHEIKKKSSDTLKLQKKARKGKGDLQPQLDSALQDVNDMYLLLEETEKQAVRRALIEERGRFCSFIAFLQPVVNGELTMLGEITHLQGIIDDLVVLTAEPHKLPPASEQVIKDLKGSDYSWSYQTPPSSPSSSSSRKSSMCSAPSSGGSAKGGGAPWPGGAQTYSPSPTCRYRSLAQPASTSTSTRLCSVSSHDSGFVSQDPTYSKPPSPMPSDITSQQKSSSSASSEASETCQSVSECSSPTSDWSKAGAHEQPGTALPRRKDRVEVLRDTEPGPALGSPLGPSGEEAPRTRMSPATIAAKHGEEVSPAASDLAMVLTRGLSLEHQKSSRDSLQYSSGYSTQTTTPSCSEDTIPSQGSDYDCYSVNGDADGEGPAEFDKSSTIPRNSNIAQNYRRLLQTKRPASTAGLPTAGLPPAGAGLPSGAPPGVATIRRTPSTKPAVRRALSSAGPIPIRPPIVPVKTPTVPDSPGYAGPTRAGSEECVFYGEDAAAGALAPDLPRASPKRLSLPNTAWGSPDAGALGPGAAEDDEQQQLAANRHSLVEKLGELVAGAQALGEGEFPFPSALAAAAPAQETPTPPPAAPGDPPAEDMLVAIRRGVRLRRTVTNDRSAPRIL, encoded by the exons ATGGAGACGGCGGAGAAGGAGTGCGGGGCCCTGGGCGGGCTCTTCCAGGCCATCGTCAACGACATGAAG AGTTCGTACCCAATCTGGGAGGACTTCAACTCCAAGGCCACGAAGCTGCACTCTCAGCTGAG GACCACTGTGCTAGCTGCCGTGGCCTTCCTGGATGCCTTCCAGAAAGTGGCTGACATGGCCACCAACACCCGAG GGGCCACGCGGGACATCGGCTCGGCACTCACACGCATGTGCATGCGCCACCGCAGCATCGAGACCAAACTGCGGCAATTCACCAA CGCGCTGCTGGAGAGCCTCATAAACCCGCTGCAAGAGCGCATCGAGGACTGGAAGAAATCAGCCAACCAGCTGGACAAGGACCATGCAAAAG AGTACAAGCGTGCTCGGCATGAGATCAAGAAGAAGTCTTCAGACACGCTGAAGCTGCAGAAGAAAGCTCGCAAAg GGAAGGGGGACCTGCAGCCGCAGCTGGACAGCGCCCTGCAGGATGTGAACGACATGTACCTGCTACTGGAGGAGACAGAGAAGCAGGCGGTGCGCCGGGCACTGATTGAGGAGCGTGGCCGCTTCTGCAGCTTCATTGCCTTCCTGCAGCCTGTGGTG AATGGTGAGCTGACCATGCTGGGCGAGATCACGCACCTGCAGGGCATCATCGACGACCTGGTGGTACTGACTGCGGAGCCACACAAGCTGCCTCCTGCCAGCGAGCAG GTGATCAAAGATCTGAAGGGCTCGGACTACAGCTGGTCGTACCAGACGCCCCCCTCTTCCCCCAGCAGCTCCAGCTCCCGAAAGTCCAGCATGTGCAG CGCCCCCAGCAGCGGCGGCAGTGCCAAGGGTGGCGGCGCCCCCTGGCCCGGGGGTGCCCAGACCTACTCACCTAGCCCCACGTGTCGCTACCGCAGCCTGGCGCAGCCGGCCAGCACATCCACATCCACACGGCTCTGCAGCGTCTCCTCGCACGACTCGGGCTTCGTGTCCCAGGACCCCACCTACTCCAAGCCACCCTCACCTATGCCTTCCGACATCACCAGCCAG CAGAAGTCCTCCAGCTCTGCATCCTCTGAGGCCTCAGAGACCTGCCAATCTGTCAGCGAGTGCAGCTCCCCCACCTCG GACTGGTCCAAGGCTGGGGCCCATGAGCAGCCAGGCACTGCCCTGCCCCGAAGGAAGGACCGTGTGGAGGTCCTCCGGGACACCGAGCCAGGCCCTGCGCTGGGGAGCCCCCTGGGCCCCAGTGGAGAAGAAGCACCACGAACCCGAATGTCCCCTGCCACCATTGCGGCCAAG CATGGGGAGGAGGTGTCCCCCGCAGCCAGTGACCTAGCCATGGTGCTGACCCGTGGCCTGAGCCTGGAGCATCAGAAAAGCAGCCGGGACTCACTGCAGTACTCGAGTGGCTACAGCACGCAGACCACCACGCCCTCCTGCTCGGAGGACACCATCCCGTCTCAAG GCTCGGACTACGACTGCTACTCGGTGAACGGGGACGCGGACGGCGAGGGCCCGGCCGAGTTCGACAAGTCGTCCACGATCCCGCGCAACAGCAACATCGCGCAGAACTACCGCCGCCTGCTGCAGACCAAGCGGCCGGCGTCCACGGCCGGGCTGCCCACGGCCGGCCTGCCCCCCGCCGGCGCCGGGCTGCCTTCGGGCGCGCCCCCCGGCGTGGCCACCATCCGCCGCACGCCCTCCACCAAGCCCGCCGTGCGCCGCGCGCTCTCCAGCGCCGGGCCCATCCCCATCCGGCCGCCCATCGTGCCCGTCAAGACGCCCACCGTGCCCGACTCGCCCGGCTACGCGGGGCCCACGCGCGCGGGCAGCGAGGAGTGCGTCTTCTACGGCGAGGACGCGGCGGCCGGCGCGCTGGCCCCGGACCTGCCCCGGGCCTCGCCCAAGCGCCTCAGCCTCCCCAACACGGCCTGGGGGAGCCCCGACGCCGGGGCGCTGGGCCCGGGCGCCGCCGAGGACGACGAGCAGCAGCAGCTGGCCGCCAACCGGCACAGCCTGGTGGAGAAGCTGGGCGAGCTGGTGGCGGGCGCCCAGGCCCTGGGCGAGGGCGAGTTTCCCTTCCCCAGCGCCCTGGCGGCCGCCGCCCCCGCCCAAGAGACGCCCaccccgccgcccgccgcccccGGCGACCCCCCGGCCGAGGACATGCTGGTGGCCATCCGCCGCGGGGTGCGGCTCCGCAGGACCGTCACCAACGACAGGTCGGCGCCTCGCATCTTGTGA
- the MTSS2 gene encoding protein MTSS 2 isoform X4 encodes METAEKECGALGGLFQAIVNDMKSSYPIWEDFNSKATKLHSQLRTTVLAAVAFLDAFQKVADMATNTRGATRDIGSALTRMCMRHRSIETKLRQFTNALLESLINPLQERIEDWKKSANQLDKDHAKEYKRARHEIKKKSSDTLKLQKKARKGKGDLQPQLDSALQDVNDMYLLLEETEKQAVRRALIEERGRFCSFIAFLQPVVNGELTMLGEITHLQGIIDDLVVLTAEPHKLPPASEQVIKDLKGSDYSWSYQTPPSSPSSSSSRKSSMCSLAQPASTSTSTRLCSVSSHDSGFVSQDPTYSKPPSPMPSDITSQKSSSSASSEASETCQSVSECSSPTSDWSKAGAHEQPGTALPRRKDRVEVLRDTEPGPALGSPLGPSGEEAPRTRMSPATIAAKHGEEVSPAASDLAMVLTRGLSLEHQKSSRDSLQYSSGYSTQTTTPSCSEDTIPSQGSDYDCYSVNGDADGEGPAEFDKSSTIPRNSNIAQNYRRLLQTKRPASTAGLPTAGLPPAGAGLPSGAPPGVATIRRTPSTKPAVRRALSSAGPIPIRPPIVPVKTPTVPDSPGYAGPTRAGSEECVFYGEDAAAGALAPDLPRASPKRLSLPNTAWGSPDAGALGPGAAEDDEQQQLAANRHSLVEKLGELVAGAQALGEGEFPFPSALAAAAPAQETPTPPPAAPGDPPAEDMLVAIRRGVRLRRTVTNDRSAPRIL; translated from the exons ATGGAGACGGCGGAGAAGGAGTGCGGGGCCCTGGGCGGGCTCTTCCAGGCCATCGTCAACGACATGAAG AGTTCGTACCCAATCTGGGAGGACTTCAACTCCAAGGCCACGAAGCTGCACTCTCAGCTGAG GACCACTGTGCTAGCTGCCGTGGCCTTCCTGGATGCCTTCCAGAAAGTGGCTGACATGGCCACCAACACCCGAG GGGCCACGCGGGACATCGGCTCGGCACTCACACGCATGTGCATGCGCCACCGCAGCATCGAGACCAAACTGCGGCAATTCACCAA CGCGCTGCTGGAGAGCCTCATAAACCCGCTGCAAGAGCGCATCGAGGACTGGAAGAAATCAGCCAACCAGCTGGACAAGGACCATGCAAAAG AGTACAAGCGTGCTCGGCATGAGATCAAGAAGAAGTCTTCAGACACGCTGAAGCTGCAGAAGAAAGCTCGCAAAg GGAAGGGGGACCTGCAGCCGCAGCTGGACAGCGCCCTGCAGGATGTGAACGACATGTACCTGCTACTGGAGGAGACAGAGAAGCAGGCGGTGCGCCGGGCACTGATTGAGGAGCGTGGCCGCTTCTGCAGCTTCATTGCCTTCCTGCAGCCTGTGGTG AATGGTGAGCTGACCATGCTGGGCGAGATCACGCACCTGCAGGGCATCATCGACGACCTGGTGGTACTGACTGCGGAGCCACACAAGCTGCCTCCTGCCAGCGAGCAG GTGATCAAAGATCTGAAGGGCTCGGACTACAGCTGGTCGTACCAGACGCCCCCCTCTTCCCCCAGCAGCTCCAGCTCCCGAAAGTCCAGCATGTGCAG CCTGGCGCAGCCGGCCAGCACATCCACATCCACACGGCTCTGCAGCGTCTCCTCGCACGACTCGGGCTTCGTGTCCCAGGACCCCACCTACTCCAAGCCACCCTCACCTATGCCTTCCGACATCACCAGCCAG AAGTCCTCCAGCTCTGCATCCTCTGAGGCCTCAGAGACCTGCCAATCTGTCAGCGAGTGCAGCTCCCCCACCTCG GACTGGTCCAAGGCTGGGGCCCATGAGCAGCCAGGCACTGCCCTGCCCCGAAGGAAGGACCGTGTGGAGGTCCTCCGGGACACCGAGCCAGGCCCTGCGCTGGGGAGCCCCCTGGGCCCCAGTGGAGAAGAAGCACCACGAACCCGAATGTCCCCTGCCACCATTGCGGCCAAG CATGGGGAGGAGGTGTCCCCCGCAGCCAGTGACCTAGCCATGGTGCTGACCCGTGGCCTGAGCCTGGAGCATCAGAAAAGCAGCCGGGACTCACTGCAGTACTCGAGTGGCTACAGCACGCAGACCACCACGCCCTCCTGCTCGGAGGACACCATCCCGTCTCAAG GCTCGGACTACGACTGCTACTCGGTGAACGGGGACGCGGACGGCGAGGGCCCGGCCGAGTTCGACAAGTCGTCCACGATCCCGCGCAACAGCAACATCGCGCAGAACTACCGCCGCCTGCTGCAGACCAAGCGGCCGGCGTCCACGGCCGGGCTGCCCACGGCCGGCCTGCCCCCCGCCGGCGCCGGGCTGCCTTCGGGCGCGCCCCCCGGCGTGGCCACCATCCGCCGCACGCCCTCCACCAAGCCCGCCGTGCGCCGCGCGCTCTCCAGCGCCGGGCCCATCCCCATCCGGCCGCCCATCGTGCCCGTCAAGACGCCCACCGTGCCCGACTCGCCCGGCTACGCGGGGCCCACGCGCGCGGGCAGCGAGGAGTGCGTCTTCTACGGCGAGGACGCGGCGGCCGGCGCGCTGGCCCCGGACCTGCCCCGGGCCTCGCCCAAGCGCCTCAGCCTCCCCAACACGGCCTGGGGGAGCCCCGACGCCGGGGCGCTGGGCCCGGGCGCCGCCGAGGACGACGAGCAGCAGCAGCTGGCCGCCAACCGGCACAGCCTGGTGGAGAAGCTGGGCGAGCTGGTGGCGGGCGCCCAGGCCCTGGGCGAGGGCGAGTTTCCCTTCCCCAGCGCCCTGGCGGCCGCCGCCCCCGCCCAAGAGACGCCCaccccgccgcccgccgcccccGGCGACCCCCCGGCCGAGGACATGCTGGTGGCCATCCGCCGCGGGGTGCGGCTCCGCAGGACCGTCACCAACGACAGGTCGGCGCCTCGCATCTTGTGA
- the MTSS2 gene encoding protein MTSS 2 isoform X5, whose protein sequence is METAEKECGALGGLFQAIVNDMKSSYPIWEDFNSKATKLHSQLRTTVLAAVAFLDAFQKVADMATNTRGATRDIGSALTRMCMRHRSIETKLRQFTNALLESLINPLQERIEDWKKSANQLDKDHAKEYKRARHEIKKKSSDTLKLQKKARKGKGDLQPQLDSALQDVNDMYLLLEETEKQAVRRALIEERGRFCSFIAFLQPVVNGELTMLGEITHLQGIIDDLVVLTAEPHKLPPASEQVIKDLKGSDYSWSYQTPPSSPSSSSSRKSSMCRFPASTSTSTRLCSVSSHDSGFVSQDPTYSKPPSPMPSDITSQQKSSSSASSEASETCQSVSECSSPTSDWSKAGAHEQPGTALPRRKDRVEVLRDTEPGPALGSPLGPSGEEAPRTRMSPATIAAKHGEEVSPAASDLAMVLTRGLSLEHQKSSRDSLQYSSGYSTQTTTPSCSEDTIPSQGSDYDCYSVNGDADGEGPAEFDKSSTIPRNSNIAQNYRRLLQTKRPASTAGLPTAGLPPAGAGLPSGAPPGVATIRRTPSTKPAVRRALSSAGPIPIRPPIVPVKTPTVPDSPGYAGPTRAGSEECVFYGEDAAAGALAPDLPRASPKRLSLPNTAWGSPDAGALGPGAAEDDEQQQLAANRHSLVEKLGELVAGAQALGEGEFPFPSALAAAAPAQETPTPPPAAPGDPPAEDMLVAIRRGVRLRRTVTNDRSAPRIL, encoded by the exons ATGGAGACGGCGGAGAAGGAGTGCGGGGCCCTGGGCGGGCTCTTCCAGGCCATCGTCAACGACATGAAG AGTTCGTACCCAATCTGGGAGGACTTCAACTCCAAGGCCACGAAGCTGCACTCTCAGCTGAG GACCACTGTGCTAGCTGCCGTGGCCTTCCTGGATGCCTTCCAGAAAGTGGCTGACATGGCCACCAACACCCGAG GGGCCACGCGGGACATCGGCTCGGCACTCACACGCATGTGCATGCGCCACCGCAGCATCGAGACCAAACTGCGGCAATTCACCAA CGCGCTGCTGGAGAGCCTCATAAACCCGCTGCAAGAGCGCATCGAGGACTGGAAGAAATCAGCCAACCAGCTGGACAAGGACCATGCAAAAG AGTACAAGCGTGCTCGGCATGAGATCAAGAAGAAGTCTTCAGACACGCTGAAGCTGCAGAAGAAAGCTCGCAAAg GGAAGGGGGACCTGCAGCCGCAGCTGGACAGCGCCCTGCAGGATGTGAACGACATGTACCTGCTACTGGAGGAGACAGAGAAGCAGGCGGTGCGCCGGGCACTGATTGAGGAGCGTGGCCGCTTCTGCAGCTTCATTGCCTTCCTGCAGCCTGTGGTG AATGGTGAGCTGACCATGCTGGGCGAGATCACGCACCTGCAGGGCATCATCGACGACCTGGTGGTACTGACTGCGGAGCCACACAAGCTGCCTCCTGCCAGCGAGCAG GTGATCAAAGATCTGAAGGGCTCGGACTACAGCTGGTCGTACCAGACGCCCCCCTCTTCCCCCAGCAGCTCCAGCTCCCGAAAGTCCAGCATGTGCAGGTTC CCGGCCAGCACATCCACATCCACACGGCTCTGCAGCGTCTCCTCGCACGACTCGGGCTTCGTGTCCCAGGACCCCACCTACTCCAAGCCACCCTCACCTATGCCTTCCGACATCACCAGCCAG CAGAAGTCCTCCAGCTCTGCATCCTCTGAGGCCTCAGAGACCTGCCAATCTGTCAGCGAGTGCAGCTCCCCCACCTCG GACTGGTCCAAGGCTGGGGCCCATGAGCAGCCAGGCACTGCCCTGCCCCGAAGGAAGGACCGTGTGGAGGTCCTCCGGGACACCGAGCCAGGCCCTGCGCTGGGGAGCCCCCTGGGCCCCAGTGGAGAAGAAGCACCACGAACCCGAATGTCCCCTGCCACCATTGCGGCCAAG CATGGGGAGGAGGTGTCCCCCGCAGCCAGTGACCTAGCCATGGTGCTGACCCGTGGCCTGAGCCTGGAGCATCAGAAAAGCAGCCGGGACTCACTGCAGTACTCGAGTGGCTACAGCACGCAGACCACCACGCCCTCCTGCTCGGAGGACACCATCCCGTCTCAAG GCTCGGACTACGACTGCTACTCGGTGAACGGGGACGCGGACGGCGAGGGCCCGGCCGAGTTCGACAAGTCGTCCACGATCCCGCGCAACAGCAACATCGCGCAGAACTACCGCCGCCTGCTGCAGACCAAGCGGCCGGCGTCCACGGCCGGGCTGCCCACGGCCGGCCTGCCCCCCGCCGGCGCCGGGCTGCCTTCGGGCGCGCCCCCCGGCGTGGCCACCATCCGCCGCACGCCCTCCACCAAGCCCGCCGTGCGCCGCGCGCTCTCCAGCGCCGGGCCCATCCCCATCCGGCCGCCCATCGTGCCCGTCAAGACGCCCACCGTGCCCGACTCGCCCGGCTACGCGGGGCCCACGCGCGCGGGCAGCGAGGAGTGCGTCTTCTACGGCGAGGACGCGGCGGCCGGCGCGCTGGCCCCGGACCTGCCCCGGGCCTCGCCCAAGCGCCTCAGCCTCCCCAACACGGCCTGGGGGAGCCCCGACGCCGGGGCGCTGGGCCCGGGCGCCGCCGAGGACGACGAGCAGCAGCAGCTGGCCGCCAACCGGCACAGCCTGGTGGAGAAGCTGGGCGAGCTGGTGGCGGGCGCCCAGGCCCTGGGCGAGGGCGAGTTTCCCTTCCCCAGCGCCCTGGCGGCCGCCGCCCCCGCCCAAGAGACGCCCaccccgccgcccgccgcccccGGCGACCCCCCGGCCGAGGACATGCTGGTGGCCATCCGCCGCGGGGTGCGGCTCCGCAGGACCGTCACCAACGACAGGTCGGCGCCTCGCATCTTGTGA
- the MTSS2 gene encoding protein MTSS 2 isoform X3, which yields METAEKECGALGGLFQAIVNDMKSSYPIWEDFNSKATKLHSQLRTTVLAAVAFLDAFQKVADMATNTRGATRDIGSALTRMCMRHRSIETKLRQFTNALLESLINPLQERIEDWKKSANQLDKDHAKEYKRARHEIKKKSSDTLKLQKKARKGKGDLQPQLDSALQDVNDMYLLLEETEKQAVRRALIEERGRFCSFIAFLQPVVNGELTMLGEITHLQGIIDDLVVLTAEPHKLPPASEQVIKDLKGSDYSWSYQTPPSSPSSSSSRKSSMCSLAQPASTSTSTRLCSVSSHDSGFVSQDPTYSKPPSPMPSDITSQQKSSSSASSEASETCQSVSECSSPTSDWSKAGAHEQPGTALPRRKDRVEVLRDTEPGPALGSPLGPSGEEAPRTRMSPATIAAKHGEEVSPAASDLAMVLTRGLSLEHQKSSRDSLQYSSGYSTQTTTPSCSEDTIPSQGSDYDCYSVNGDADGEGPAEFDKSSTIPRNSNIAQNYRRLLQTKRPASTAGLPTAGLPPAGAGLPSGAPPGVATIRRTPSTKPAVRRALSSAGPIPIRPPIVPVKTPTVPDSPGYAGPTRAGSEECVFYGEDAAAGALAPDLPRASPKRLSLPNTAWGSPDAGALGPGAAEDDEQQQLAANRHSLVEKLGELVAGAQALGEGEFPFPSALAAAAPAQETPTPPPAAPGDPPAEDMLVAIRRGVRLRRTVTNDRSAPRIL from the exons ATGGAGACGGCGGAGAAGGAGTGCGGGGCCCTGGGCGGGCTCTTCCAGGCCATCGTCAACGACATGAAG AGTTCGTACCCAATCTGGGAGGACTTCAACTCCAAGGCCACGAAGCTGCACTCTCAGCTGAG GACCACTGTGCTAGCTGCCGTGGCCTTCCTGGATGCCTTCCAGAAAGTGGCTGACATGGCCACCAACACCCGAG GGGCCACGCGGGACATCGGCTCGGCACTCACACGCATGTGCATGCGCCACCGCAGCATCGAGACCAAACTGCGGCAATTCACCAA CGCGCTGCTGGAGAGCCTCATAAACCCGCTGCAAGAGCGCATCGAGGACTGGAAGAAATCAGCCAACCAGCTGGACAAGGACCATGCAAAAG AGTACAAGCGTGCTCGGCATGAGATCAAGAAGAAGTCTTCAGACACGCTGAAGCTGCAGAAGAAAGCTCGCAAAg GGAAGGGGGACCTGCAGCCGCAGCTGGACAGCGCCCTGCAGGATGTGAACGACATGTACCTGCTACTGGAGGAGACAGAGAAGCAGGCGGTGCGCCGGGCACTGATTGAGGAGCGTGGCCGCTTCTGCAGCTTCATTGCCTTCCTGCAGCCTGTGGTG AATGGTGAGCTGACCATGCTGGGCGAGATCACGCACCTGCAGGGCATCATCGACGACCTGGTGGTACTGACTGCGGAGCCACACAAGCTGCCTCCTGCCAGCGAGCAG GTGATCAAAGATCTGAAGGGCTCGGACTACAGCTGGTCGTACCAGACGCCCCCCTCTTCCCCCAGCAGCTCCAGCTCCCGAAAGTCCAGCATGTGCAG CCTGGCGCAGCCGGCCAGCACATCCACATCCACACGGCTCTGCAGCGTCTCCTCGCACGACTCGGGCTTCGTGTCCCAGGACCCCACCTACTCCAAGCCACCCTCACCTATGCCTTCCGACATCACCAGCCAG CAGAAGTCCTCCAGCTCTGCATCCTCTGAGGCCTCAGAGACCTGCCAATCTGTCAGCGAGTGCAGCTCCCCCACCTCG GACTGGTCCAAGGCTGGGGCCCATGAGCAGCCAGGCACTGCCCTGCCCCGAAGGAAGGACCGTGTGGAGGTCCTCCGGGACACCGAGCCAGGCCCTGCGCTGGGGAGCCCCCTGGGCCCCAGTGGAGAAGAAGCACCACGAACCCGAATGTCCCCTGCCACCATTGCGGCCAAG CATGGGGAGGAGGTGTCCCCCGCAGCCAGTGACCTAGCCATGGTGCTGACCCGTGGCCTGAGCCTGGAGCATCAGAAAAGCAGCCGGGACTCACTGCAGTACTCGAGTGGCTACAGCACGCAGACCACCACGCCCTCCTGCTCGGAGGACACCATCCCGTCTCAAG GCTCGGACTACGACTGCTACTCGGTGAACGGGGACGCGGACGGCGAGGGCCCGGCCGAGTTCGACAAGTCGTCCACGATCCCGCGCAACAGCAACATCGCGCAGAACTACCGCCGCCTGCTGCAGACCAAGCGGCCGGCGTCCACGGCCGGGCTGCCCACGGCCGGCCTGCCCCCCGCCGGCGCCGGGCTGCCTTCGGGCGCGCCCCCCGGCGTGGCCACCATCCGCCGCACGCCCTCCACCAAGCCCGCCGTGCGCCGCGCGCTCTCCAGCGCCGGGCCCATCCCCATCCGGCCGCCCATCGTGCCCGTCAAGACGCCCACCGTGCCCGACTCGCCCGGCTACGCGGGGCCCACGCGCGCGGGCAGCGAGGAGTGCGTCTTCTACGGCGAGGACGCGGCGGCCGGCGCGCTGGCCCCGGACCTGCCCCGGGCCTCGCCCAAGCGCCTCAGCCTCCCCAACACGGCCTGGGGGAGCCCCGACGCCGGGGCGCTGGGCCCGGGCGCCGCCGAGGACGACGAGCAGCAGCAGCTGGCCGCCAACCGGCACAGCCTGGTGGAGAAGCTGGGCGAGCTGGTGGCGGGCGCCCAGGCCCTGGGCGAGGGCGAGTTTCCCTTCCCCAGCGCCCTGGCGGCCGCCGCCCCCGCCCAAGAGACGCCCaccccgccgcccgccgcccccGGCGACCCCCCGGCCGAGGACATGCTGGTGGCCATCCGCCGCGGGGTGCGGCTCCGCAGGACCGTCACCAACGACAGGTCGGCGCCTCGCATCTTGTGA
- the MTSS2 gene encoding protein MTSS 2 isoform X2, whose product METAEKECGALGGLFQAIVNDMKSSYPIWEDFNSKATKLHSQLRTTVLAAVAFLDAFQKVADMATNTRGATRDIGSALTRMCMRHRSIETKLRQFTNALLESLINPLQERIEDWKKSANQLDKDHAKEYKRARHEIKKKSSDTLKLQKKARKGKGDLQPQLDSALQDVNDMYLLLEETEKQAVRRALIEERGRFCSFIAFLQPVVNGELTMLGEITHLQGIIDDLVVLTAEPHKLPPASEQVIKDLKGSDYSWSYQTPPSSPSSSSSRKSSMCSAPSSGGSAKGGGAPWPGGAQTYSPSPTCRYRSLAQPASTSTSTRLCSVSSHDSGFVSQDPTYSKPPSPMPSDITSQKSSSSASSEASETCQSVSECSSPTSDWSKAGAHEQPGTALPRRKDRVEVLRDTEPGPALGSPLGPSGEEAPRTRMSPATIAAKHGEEVSPAASDLAMVLTRGLSLEHQKSSRDSLQYSSGYSTQTTTPSCSEDTIPSQGSDYDCYSVNGDADGEGPAEFDKSSTIPRNSNIAQNYRRLLQTKRPASTAGLPTAGLPPAGAGLPSGAPPGVATIRRTPSTKPAVRRALSSAGPIPIRPPIVPVKTPTVPDSPGYAGPTRAGSEECVFYGEDAAAGALAPDLPRASPKRLSLPNTAWGSPDAGALGPGAAEDDEQQQLAANRHSLVEKLGELVAGAQALGEGEFPFPSALAAAAPAQETPTPPPAAPGDPPAEDMLVAIRRGVRLRRTVTNDRSAPRIL is encoded by the exons ATGGAGACGGCGGAGAAGGAGTGCGGGGCCCTGGGCGGGCTCTTCCAGGCCATCGTCAACGACATGAAG AGTTCGTACCCAATCTGGGAGGACTTCAACTCCAAGGCCACGAAGCTGCACTCTCAGCTGAG GACCACTGTGCTAGCTGCCGTGGCCTTCCTGGATGCCTTCCAGAAAGTGGCTGACATGGCCACCAACACCCGAG GGGCCACGCGGGACATCGGCTCGGCACTCACACGCATGTGCATGCGCCACCGCAGCATCGAGACCAAACTGCGGCAATTCACCAA CGCGCTGCTGGAGAGCCTCATAAACCCGCTGCAAGAGCGCATCGAGGACTGGAAGAAATCAGCCAACCAGCTGGACAAGGACCATGCAAAAG AGTACAAGCGTGCTCGGCATGAGATCAAGAAGAAGTCTTCAGACACGCTGAAGCTGCAGAAGAAAGCTCGCAAAg GGAAGGGGGACCTGCAGCCGCAGCTGGACAGCGCCCTGCAGGATGTGAACGACATGTACCTGCTACTGGAGGAGACAGAGAAGCAGGCGGTGCGCCGGGCACTGATTGAGGAGCGTGGCCGCTTCTGCAGCTTCATTGCCTTCCTGCAGCCTGTGGTG AATGGTGAGCTGACCATGCTGGGCGAGATCACGCACCTGCAGGGCATCATCGACGACCTGGTGGTACTGACTGCGGAGCCACACAAGCTGCCTCCTGCCAGCGAGCAG GTGATCAAAGATCTGAAGGGCTCGGACTACAGCTGGTCGTACCAGACGCCCCCCTCTTCCCCCAGCAGCTCCAGCTCCCGAAAGTCCAGCATGTGCAG CGCCCCCAGCAGCGGCGGCAGTGCCAAGGGTGGCGGCGCCCCCTGGCCCGGGGGTGCCCAGACCTACTCACCTAGCCCCACGTGTCGCTACCGCAGCCTGGCGCAGCCGGCCAGCACATCCACATCCACACGGCTCTGCAGCGTCTCCTCGCACGACTCGGGCTTCGTGTCCCAGGACCCCACCTACTCCAAGCCACCCTCACCTATGCCTTCCGACATCACCAGCCAG AAGTCCTCCAGCTCTGCATCCTCTGAGGCCTCAGAGACCTGCCAATCTGTCAGCGAGTGCAGCTCCCCCACCTCG GACTGGTCCAAGGCTGGGGCCCATGAGCAGCCAGGCACTGCCCTGCCCCGAAGGAAGGACCGTGTGGAGGTCCTCCGGGACACCGAGCCAGGCCCTGCGCTGGGGAGCCCCCTGGGCCCCAGTGGAGAAGAAGCACCACGAACCCGAATGTCCCCTGCCACCATTGCGGCCAAG CATGGGGAGGAGGTGTCCCCCGCAGCCAGTGACCTAGCCATGGTGCTGACCCGTGGCCTGAGCCTGGAGCATCAGAAAAGCAGCCGGGACTCACTGCAGTACTCGAGTGGCTACAGCACGCAGACCACCACGCCCTCCTGCTCGGAGGACACCATCCCGTCTCAAG GCTCGGACTACGACTGCTACTCGGTGAACGGGGACGCGGACGGCGAGGGCCCGGCCGAGTTCGACAAGTCGTCCACGATCCCGCGCAACAGCAACATCGCGCAGAACTACCGCCGCCTGCTGCAGACCAAGCGGCCGGCGTCCACGGCCGGGCTGCCCACGGCCGGCCTGCCCCCCGCCGGCGCCGGGCTGCCTTCGGGCGCGCCCCCCGGCGTGGCCACCATCCGCCGCACGCCCTCCACCAAGCCCGCCGTGCGCCGCGCGCTCTCCAGCGCCGGGCCCATCCCCATCCGGCCGCCCATCGTGCCCGTCAAGACGCCCACCGTGCCCGACTCGCCCGGCTACGCGGGGCCCACGCGCGCGGGCAGCGAGGAGTGCGTCTTCTACGGCGAGGACGCGGCGGCCGGCGCGCTGGCCCCGGACCTGCCCCGGGCCTCGCCCAAGCGCCTCAGCCTCCCCAACACGGCCTGGGGGAGCCCCGACGCCGGGGCGCTGGGCCCGGGCGCCGCCGAGGACGACGAGCAGCAGCAGCTGGCCGCCAACCGGCACAGCCTGGTGGAGAAGCTGGGCGAGCTGGTGGCGGGCGCCCAGGCCCTGGGCGAGGGCGAGTTTCCCTTCCCCAGCGCCCTGGCGGCCGCCGCCCCCGCCCAAGAGACGCCCaccccgccgcccgccgcccccGGCGACCCCCCGGCCGAGGACATGCTGGTGGCCATCCGCCGCGGGGTGCGGCTCCGCAGGACCGTCACCAACGACAGGTCGGCGCCTCGCATCTTGTGA